In a genomic window of Solidesulfovibrio fructosivorans JJ]:
- a CDS encoding cation-translocating P-type ATPase has translation MRMKWHMLATEALFERFGTSFDGLSSEQAGERLLRHGPNALPEADGLRLWRLVLDQVASPLIYVLFIAAGIAVWVGEYIDASVICSIVILNGIIGFTQEFKAERSVSGLKSLLSPRATVMRDAREREVPVEDLVPGDLVVLASGAVVPADLRLIRATELRADESALTGESVPAAKTAAPLADPFLPAVDQSNMAFKGTAIVHGRGMGLAVATGEATWLGSIARKMRSVGRVKPPITVRFERFARQLSLAVVIAAAALFGVGIMVGESVKDMFLMSVAAFVAAVPEGLPIVVTIAMAVGVHRMARHNAVIRKLPAVETLGSTTVICSDKTGTLTLNEMTVRTLADGEACYALTGQGAAPEGDILCDGRPCAITQAPRLRDMLVAGVLCNESRITEEDGIFLFEGDPTENALLTAALKGGLNPAATRVAHRQLALLPFESERGFMASLSAVDGRGVALLKGAPERLLEACASDWAGTPLNAANVRDTASAMAREGLRVLLLARKDFPDGKRDLHEEDVRSGLTFLGLMGLLDPPRPEAARAVAGCRRAGIRLKMLTGDHPETAVAVASMIGLAHAGDVALTGRELERLDGRDFDEAVLRHRVFARVMPSQKLAIVESLKRQGQVVAVTGDGVNDAPALKAAHIGVAMGRKGTDVAREASDMVLTDDSINSVYHAVQEGRIMFDNLRKAVFFLLPTGLAELLSIMAAMVMGLPLPFVPTQILWINLVTNGLQDVALALEPGEPDVLDRRPRPLDEGILNKALLWRTIIVGVTIAAGVVWYFQWLYRSGQEIEVCRTGAVTAMVFFQFFQVLNCRSEKRSIFLLNPFSNMFLLASMVAAALAQVAVVQWPGFQWIFRTTPLTWRQWAACVGLAVSVVVVVEAGKLMSNLAGGRLRRGA, from the coding sequence ATGCGCATGAAATGGCACATGCTGGCGACGGAAGCGCTTTTCGAGCGCTTCGGGACGTCCTTTGACGGCTTGTCTTCGGAGCAAGCCGGGGAGCGGCTCCTTCGCCACGGTCCCAACGCCCTGCCCGAGGCGGACGGGCTGCGTCTCTGGCGGCTCGTGCTCGACCAGGTCGCAAGCCCCCTTATCTACGTCCTTTTCATAGCGGCCGGCATCGCGGTCTGGGTCGGCGAATACATCGACGCGAGCGTCATTTGCTCCATCGTCATCCTCAACGGCATCATCGGCTTCACCCAGGAGTTCAAGGCGGAACGGAGCGTTTCGGGCCTGAAAAGCCTGCTTTCGCCGCGGGCGACGGTCATGCGGGACGCCAGGGAACGGGAAGTGCCGGTCGAGGACCTCGTTCCCGGAGACCTCGTCGTGCTTGCCTCCGGCGCCGTGGTCCCGGCCGATTTGCGCCTGATCAGGGCGACGGAACTGCGCGCGGACGAATCGGCCCTCACCGGCGAATCCGTTCCCGCCGCCAAAACGGCCGCCCCTTTGGCCGACCCGTTCCTGCCGGCGGTGGATCAGAGCAACATGGCCTTCAAGGGAACCGCGATCGTGCACGGCCGTGGTATGGGCCTGGCCGTCGCCACGGGCGAGGCCACCTGGCTTGGTTCCATCGCCAGGAAGATGCGCTCCGTGGGCCGGGTGAAGCCGCCGATCACGGTCCGGTTCGAACGCTTTGCCAGGCAATTGAGCCTGGCCGTGGTCATTGCCGCCGCGGCGTTGTTCGGGGTCGGCATCATGGTCGGCGAAAGCGTCAAGGACATGTTCCTCATGTCGGTGGCGGCCTTCGTCGCCGCCGTGCCGGAGGGGCTGCCGATCGTCGTCACCATCGCCATGGCCGTGGGCGTGCACCGGATGGCGCGCCACAACGCCGTCATAAGGAAGCTGCCGGCTGTGGAGACGCTCGGCAGCACCACGGTCATCTGCTCCGACAAGACCGGAACGCTCACCTTGAACGAAATGACGGTGCGGACGCTTGCCGATGGTGAGGCGTGCTATGCGCTGACCGGCCAGGGGGCCGCGCCGGAAGGGGATATCCTGTGCGACGGCCGACCGTGCGCGATCACCCAAGCGCCGCGTTTGCGCGACATGCTCGTGGCGGGGGTCCTTTGCAACGAGAGCCGCATCACGGAAGAAGACGGGATATTTTTGTTCGAGGGCGATCCCACCGAGAACGCCTTGTTGACGGCGGCCCTCAAGGGCGGCCTGAACCCGGCGGCGACACGCGTGGCGCATCGGCAGCTGGCGCTCTTGCCCTTCGAGTCGGAGCGCGGCTTCATGGCCAGCCTGAGCGCCGTGGACGGGCGCGGAGTGGCGCTGCTCAAGGGCGCGCCGGAAAGGCTTTTGGAGGCGTGCGCGTCGGACTGGGCCGGGACGCCGCTTAATGCCGCGAACGTTCGCGACACGGCCTCGGCCATGGCCAGGGAAGGGCTGCGGGTGCTGCTCCTGGCCCGCAAGGACTTTCCCGATGGGAAACGCGACCTCCACGAGGAGGACGTGCGGTCCGGGCTCACCTTTCTCGGCTTGATGGGGCTGCTGGACCCGCCCCGGCCGGAAGCGGCCCGGGCCGTCGCCGGCTGCCGCCGCGCCGGCATACGGCTCAAGATGCTGACCGGGGACCATCCGGAAACCGCCGTTGCCGTGGCCTCCATGATCGGGCTCGCGCATGCCGGCGATGTCGCGCTCACCGGCAGGGAGCTGGAGCGGCTGGACGGTCGCGACTTCGACGAGGCGGTGTTGCGCCACAGGGTGTTCGCGCGCGTCATGCCGTCCCAGAAACTGGCCATCGTGGAGTCCCTCAAACGCCAGGGACAGGTGGTGGCCGTGACCGGCGACGGCGTCAACGACGCCCCGGCGCTCAAGGCCGCCCATATCGGCGTGGCCATGGGGCGCAAGGGAACGGACGTGGCCCGGGAAGCCTCGGACATGGTGCTGACGGACGATTCCATAAACAGCGTCTACCATGCGGTGCAGGAAGGGCGGATCATGTTCGACAACCTGCGCAAGGCCGTGTTTTTTCTGCTGCCGACAGGGCTTGCCGAGCTGCTTTCCATCATGGCCGCCATGGTCATGGGCCTGCCCCTGCCCTTTGTCCCCACGCAGATCCTCTGGATCAACCTCGTGACCAACGGCTTGCAGGACGTGGCCCTGGCCCTGGAGCCGGGAGAGCCCGACGTGCTGGATCGCCGCCCGCGCCCCCTGGACGAGGGCATCCTCAACAAGGCGCTTTTGTGGCGCACGATCATCGTCGGCGTGACCATCGCCGCCGGCGTGGTCTGGTACTTCCAGTGGCTGTACCGTTCGGGGCAGGAGATTGAAGTCTGCCGGACGGGAGCCGTGACCGCCATGGTGTTCTTTCAATTCTTCCAGGTGCTCAATTGCCGGTCCGAAAAGCGCTCCATTTTTCTTTTAAACCCGTTTTCCAATATGTTCCTGCTGGCAAGCATGGTCGCCGCCGCCCTGGCCCAGGTGGCCGTCGTGCAGTGGCCCGGGTTCCAGTGGATCTTCAGGACCACTCCCCTGACCTGGCGGCAATGGGCCGCGTGCGTGGGGTTGGCCGTCTCCGTGGTGGTTGTGGTGGAAGCCGGCAAGCTCATGTCCAACCTGGCCGGCGGGAGGCTCAGGCGCGGGGCTTGA
- a CDS encoding diguanylate cyclase, with protein sequence MPRQIAGSVAFQGKYVKRSINMETIKATREENRVLNAGRFFRVPSLAAQWAIYCAGLLALTSIIGLNIYFERGTVENYEIKLLEIQTDIVQKIFDQDIIALNTVLEDLRITAFPIPDTKMVDQRLRILTSALTGVRTLSFYDARGTVVASSRPELIGRNFAHRDYFTDMKQGGDAGTLYLSRPFKSVLGPWVIVAGRIIVGPEGKFAGIVNATLDPGFFKPLLRAMLYAPDMWVNLAHAGGTSFLMVPPRDNAEGADLAKPGSFFTRHMQSGRDRNVFQGRASLTGDHRLLVVHTIHPAGVPMNVPLVIGVSRDTHVIYGDWRRNAWLKGGGGLLVALAFALVLLSVQRWRYKSDAEMARAAEELARRDHFLRMVMDNVPAMVAYWNAENRCEYANKAYQEWFGKTWDQMEGIDIHELLGDALYAENEARIRGALRGEAQVFEQGRTRADGAIGHTLVRYVPDSVEDGVRGVFVLVSDVTELIVTRHELERRVEELHLLATKDALTGISNRRHFLEQASMELVRAKRYGKPFALLMLDVDHFKAVNDTHGHDVGDEVLRSLGAELQGTVRTSDHVGRIGGEEFAALIIEADIENAREVAERLRQKLYSSCIDTRTGPVSYTVSIGLAEYQREDDSVDDMLRRADLALYHAKRNGRNRVCCYGEF encoded by the coding sequence TTGCCGCGCCAAATTGCGGGGAGCGTTGCTTTTCAGGGGAAATACGTTAAACGTTCAATCAATATGGAGACTATAAAAGCAACACGAGAAGAAAATAGAGTTTTGAATGCGGGGCGGTTTTTCAGGGTGCCATCCCTCGCCGCACAGTGGGCAATCTATTGTGCCGGACTTCTTGCGCTTACGAGCATCATCGGCCTGAATATTTATTTTGAACGTGGAACTGTTGAGAATTATGAGATAAAGCTTCTCGAGATCCAGACGGACATTGTTCAGAAGATATTTGATCAGGATATTATCGCGCTCAATACAGTCCTCGAAGATCTGCGGATAACAGCGTTTCCCATCCCGGACACAAAGATGGTCGACCAGAGGCTGCGCATTCTGACCAGCGCGCTGACTGGAGTTCGAACGCTGAGCTTCTACGACGCGCGGGGCACGGTGGTCGCCTCCAGCCGCCCGGAGTTGATCGGCCGTAATTTCGCCCACCGCGACTATTTCACCGACATGAAGCAGGGCGGCGATGCCGGGACCCTTTATCTCAGCCGTCCCTTCAAGTCGGTTCTCGGGCCATGGGTCATTGTCGCCGGGCGCATCATCGTCGGTCCTGAGGGAAAGTTCGCCGGAATTGTCAACGCCACTCTGGACCCTGGCTTTTTTAAACCGTTGCTCCGGGCCATGCTTTATGCGCCGGACATGTGGGTGAATCTGGCGCATGCCGGGGGAACCAGCTTTCTTATGGTGCCGCCGCGCGACAATGCGGAAGGCGCCGATCTCGCCAAGCCCGGCTCGTTTTTTACGCGGCATATGCAAAGCGGCCGCGACCGCAATGTCTTTCAAGGCAGGGCCTCCCTCACAGGAGATCATCGCCTGCTGGTCGTGCACACGATCCACCCCGCGGGGGTGCCGATGAACGTGCCGCTCGTGATCGGCGTCAGCAGGGACACCCATGTCATCTATGGGGACTGGAGAAGGAATGCCTGGCTCAAGGGCGGCGGGGGGCTGCTTGTGGCCTTGGCCTTCGCGCTGGTGCTGCTCTCCGTCCAGAGGTGGCGATATAAAAGCGATGCGGAGATGGCCAGGGCCGCCGAAGAACTCGCGCGTCGCGACCATTTTTTACGTATGGTGATGGACAACGTCCCGGCCATGGTCGCCTATTGGAATGCCGAGAATCGCTGTGAGTACGCCAACAAAGCCTATCAGGAGTGGTTCGGCAAGACATGGGACCAGATGGAAGGGATAGACATTCACGAACTGCTCGGGGACGCGCTTTATGCGGAAAACGAGGCGCGTATCCGTGGGGCGCTCCGTGGCGAGGCCCAGGTTTTCGAGCAGGGGAGAACCCGTGCCGACGGCGCGATCGGCCATACCCTTGTGCGGTATGTTCCTGACAGTGTCGAGGATGGCGTGCGTGGCGTATTTGTGCTTGTCTCCGATGTGACGGAACTTATCGTTACGCGACATGAACTGGAACGCCGTGTCGAGGAGCTGCATCTTCTCGCCACAAAAGACGCGTTGACAGGCATCAGCAACCGTCGTCACTTTTTGGAGCAGGCAAGCATGGAACTCGTTCGGGCGAAGCGTTACGGCAAGCCTTTTGCCCTGCTCATGCTTGACGTGGATCACTTTAAGGCCGTCAACGACACGCATGGCCATGATGTGGGGGATGAGGTGTTGCGTTCCCTTGGCGCGGAGCTTCAGGGAACGGTACGCACGTCTGATCATGTCGGCCGGATCGGCGGCGAGGAGTTCGCCGCGCTGATCATCGAGGCCGATATCGAGAACGCGCGTGAGGTGGCCGAGCGGTTGCGGCAGAAGCTGTACAGCTCTTGCATCGATACGCGCACCGGGCCGGTTTCCTATACAGTGAGCATCGGATTGGCGGAATATCAAAGAGAGGACGACTCCGTGGACGACATGCTGCGTCGGGCGGATCTTGCCTTGTATCACGCAAAGCGCAATGGCCGTAATCGGGTTTGTTGTTACGGCGAGTTTTAA
- the tmcB gene encoding electron transfer complex ferredoxin TmcB, which yields MSTIADRLIEDEGLRRGVSRLNPEKIQKVFKELIAGECGARLKTYMETCVHCGMCAKACHYYMSHKDPSYMPVAKVTQTMSRLLKADGKVDPQVIYECAQLSYTECNLCRRCIHYCPLGIDTGYIMSVVRRLCSKLGCTPQYIQDTAHSHSATMNQMWVKDDEWPDTLQWQEEEARDEFPDLRIPLEVEGADFMYSVIAPEPKFRTQLIYQAAAIFNAAGLSWTMPATPGWDNSNMAMFSGDSEIMGRVERAHYETAQRLRVKRIVMGECGHAFRAVYDVGNRWLGWKWTPVPMVHSIEFFWELIQQGRIKITHKYADPVTIHDPCNVIRGRGLMDKLRDVVHFLCEEVVEMYPNREHNYCCCAGGGVINCGPPFKNTRVAGNAIKAEQLKATGVKTLVAPCHNCHGGLEDIVSKYELGMHIKFLGDIIYELMEKPEAE from the coding sequence ATGAGCACCATTGCCGACCGCCTCATCGAGGATGAAGGGCTCAGGCGCGGCGTTTCCCGCCTGAACCCGGAGAAGATACAGAAGGTCTTCAAGGAGCTGATCGCCGGCGAATGCGGCGCGCGCCTGAAAACCTATATGGAGACCTGCGTGCACTGCGGCATGTGCGCCAAGGCCTGCCACTACTACATGTCGCACAAGGACCCGAGCTACATGCCCGTGGCCAAGGTCACCCAGACCATGAGCCGCCTGCTCAAGGCCGACGGCAAGGTCGACCCGCAGGTCATCTACGAGTGCGCCCAGCTCTCCTACACCGAGTGCAACCTGTGCCGCCGCTGCATCCATTACTGTCCGCTGGGCATCGACACCGGCTACATCATGAGTGTGGTGCGCCGGCTGTGCTCCAAACTCGGCTGCACCCCGCAGTACATCCAGGACACCGCCCACAGCCACTCGGCCACCATGAACCAGATGTGGGTGAAAGACGACGAGTGGCCCGACACCCTCCAGTGGCAGGAAGAAGAGGCCCGCGACGAGTTCCCGGACCTGCGCATCCCGCTCGAGGTCGAGGGCGCGGACTTCATGTATTCGGTCATCGCCCCGGAACCCAAGTTCCGCACCCAGCTCATCTACCAGGCCGCGGCCATCTTCAACGCGGCCGGGCTTTCCTGGACCATGCCGGCGACGCCCGGCTGGGACAACTCCAACATGGCCATGTTCTCGGGCGATTCCGAGATCATGGGCCGGGTCGAGCGCGCCCACTACGAGACCGCCCAGCGCCTGCGCGTCAAGCGTATCGTCATGGGCGAGTGCGGCCATGCCTTCCGCGCCGTCTACGACGTGGGCAACCGCTGGCTCGGCTGGAAATGGACTCCCGTCCCCATGGTCCACTCGATCGAGTTCTTCTGGGAGCTCATCCAGCAGGGCCGCATCAAGATCACCCACAAGTACGCCGACCCGGTCACCATCCACGACCCCTGCAACGTCATCCGCGGCCGCGGCCTCATGGACAAGCTGCGCGACGTGGTCCACTTCCTGTGCGAGGAAGTGGTGGAGATGTACCCCAACCGCGAGCACAACTACTGCTGCTGCGCCGGGGGCGGCGTCATCAACTGCGGCCCCCCTTTCAAGAACACCCGCGTCGCCGGCAACGCCATCAAGGCCGAGCAGCTCAAGGCCACGGGAGTGAAGACCCTGGTCGCCCCCTGCCACAACTGTCACGGCGGTTTGGAAGACATTGTCAGCAAGTACGAACTCGGCATGCACATCAAGTTCCTGGGCGACATCATCTATGAACTGATGGAGAAGCCCGAGGCGGAGTAA
- a CDS encoding peroxiredoxin — translation MFPIGSPFPEIEVVTTQGTLKLPQDMQGKWFILFSHPADYTPVCTTEFVAFQKRLAEFKKLNCELVGLSIDQVFSHIKWVEWIKEKLGVEIEFPVIADDCGKVAETLGMIHPAKGTNTVRAVFLVDPKGIVRLILYYPQELGRNMDELLRAVKGLQASDANGVAIPAGWPDNELIKDRVIVPPPKDVASAKKRPGEYECFDWWFCHKPL, via the coding sequence ATGTTTCCCATCGGAAGTCCCTTCCCCGAGATCGAGGTCGTCACGACCCAGGGAACCCTGAAATTGCCCCAGGATATGCAGGGCAAGTGGTTTATTCTTTTCAGCCACCCCGCCGACTACACGCCGGTGTGCACCACCGAGTTCGTGGCTTTCCAAAAACGGCTGGCCGAATTCAAAAAACTCAATTGCGAACTTGTCGGCCTGTCCATCGACCAGGTCTTCTCGCACATCAAGTGGGTGGAATGGATCAAGGAAAAGCTCGGCGTGGAGATCGAGTTTCCGGTGATCGCCGACGATTGCGGCAAGGTGGCCGAGACCCTGGGCATGATCCATCCAGCCAAGGGCACCAACACCGTGCGCGCCGTGTTCCTTGTGGATCCGAAGGGGATCGTGCGCCTGATCCTGTATTATCCCCAGGAGCTGGGCCGCAACATGGACGAGCTGCTGCGCGCGGTCAAAGGCCTGCAGGCTTCCGACGCCAACGGCGTGGCCATTCCCGCCGGCTGGCCCGATAACGAGCTGATCAAGGACCGCGTCATCGTGCCGCCGCCCAAGGATGTGGCAAGCGCCAAAAAACGCCCCGGCGAATACGAATGCTTTGACTGGTGGTTCTGCCACAAGCCCCTGTAG
- the tmcA gene encoding acidic tetraheme cytochrome c3 TmcA — protein sequence MKRRTIPLALVALVAACFLAIPALSQEDMTTIPDQGFAAHTRLPAVFNHDAHNEKAGISDCTTCHHGEKDGKRDPSQDTSGIPCSDCHTAAGKPGRTPLMRAFHEQCMGCHMAKKKGPVTCGDCHRPVK from the coding sequence ATGAAACGACGCACCATACCGCTTGCGCTTGTGGCTCTCGTCGCCGCCTGCTTCCTGGCGATCCCGGCCTTGAGCCAGGAGGACATGACGACTATCCCGGACCAGGGCTTTGCCGCGCATACCCGGCTGCCGGCGGTCTTCAACCACGACGCCCACAACGAGAAGGCGGGGATTTCGGACTGTACGACCTGCCACCACGGTGAAAAGGACGGCAAACGCGATCCGTCCCAGGACACCTCCGGCATTCCCTGTTCCGACTGCCACACCGCCGCCGGCAAGCCCGGCCGCACCCCGCTGATGCGGGCTTTCCACGAGCAGTGCATGGGCTGCCACATGGCCAAGAAAAAGGGCCCCGTGACCTGTGGCGACTGCCACCGGCCCGTGAAGTAA
- a CDS encoding type 1 glutamine amidotransferase domain-containing protein — MAKRILFVLSGHAAMGGGKPAGCYFPELVHPYYVMVERGIELDFTTPGPGGPSLAQTDFNDPAQIRLLMDRQAMDRILGAPRPETVDAARYDAIFYTGGHGGLYDFPDNPALIAIAENIWSRGGLVSGMCHGPAGLLNLKDSSGDYLITGRKVTGFSRAEEVTFGVLMDIPYVLEDTLASRGARYHCYGVNQGFVVRDGRIITGQNWYSSQLVAEALADALEA, encoded by the coding sequence ATGGCCAAGCGTATCCTGTTCGTGCTCTCCGGCCATGCCGCCATGGGCGGCGGCAAGCCTGCCGGCTGTTATTTTCCGGAGCTGGTCCATCCCTACTACGTCATGGTCGAACGGGGCATCGAGCTGGATTTCACCACCCCGGGCCCGGGCGGCCCGTCGCTGGCCCAAACCGACTTCAACGACCCGGCCCAGATACGGCTCCTCATGGACCGGCAGGCCATGGACCGCATCCTGGGGGCTCCCCGGCCGGAGACGGTGGACGCCGCCAGGTACGACGCCATCTTCTATACCGGCGGGCATGGCGGGCTTTACGATTTTCCCGACAATCCGGCCCTGATCGCCATCGCCGAAAACATCTGGTCCCGGGGCGGCCTGGTTTCGGGCATGTGCCACGGCCCGGCCGGACTGCTGAACCTCAAGGACTCCTCGGGCGACTACCTGATAACGGGCCGCAAGGTGACGGGCTTTTCCCGGGCCGAAGAGGTGACCTTCGGCGTGCTCATGGACATCCCCTACGTCCTCGAGGACACGCTTGCCTCCCGGGGAGCGCGGTACCACTGCTACGGCGTGAACCAGGGGTTCGTGGTCCGCGACGGCCGCATCATCACCGGCCAGAACTGGTATTCCTCCCAGCTCGTGGCCGAGGCCCTGGCCGACGCGTTGGAAGCCTGA
- the tmcC gene encoding TmcC family electron transfer complex membrane anchor subunit — MHALYDLAVGPLAWLAFGIFILGSAYRLLAMRALALKKDGAFVAFISWPHAIKSLTHWLTPFGSLGWRENPVVTVATFVFHICLFLVPLFLMGHIVLFDTFHGWSWPALPGQLADILSIVVVVICAYFLWRRVSVPEVRFVTSAQDVVVVSLVGLTFLTGVLAYHRIGDNLVMTTLHILCGEAMLIAIPFTRLSHMLFGFFSRGYIASEFGSVRHAKDW; from the coding sequence ATGCACGCCTTGTACGATCTCGCCGTCGGACCGCTGGCCTGGCTGGCCTTCGGCATCTTTATCCTCGGTTCGGCCTATCGCCTGCTGGCCATGCGCGCCCTGGCCCTCAAAAAGGACGGGGCCTTCGTGGCCTTCATCAGCTGGCCCCACGCCATCAAATCCCTCACCCACTGGCTGACCCCCTTCGGGTCGCTGGGCTGGCGGGAGAATCCCGTCGTCACCGTGGCCACCTTCGTCTTTCATATCTGTCTCTTTCTGGTGCCGCTGTTCCTCATGGGGCACATCGTGCTCTTCGACACCTTCCACGGCTGGTCCTGGCCGGCGCTGCCCGGACAGCTGGCCGACATCCTGTCCATCGTCGTGGTCGTCATCTGCGCCTACTTCCTGTGGCGGCGCGTAAGCGTCCCCGAAGTGCGCTTCGTCACCAGCGCCCAGGACGTCGTCGTGGTTTCCCTTGTGGGCCTGACCTTCCTGACGGGCGTTTTGGCCTATCATCGCATCGGCGACAACCTGGTTATGACCACCCTGCACATTCTGTGCGGCGAGGCCATGCTGATCGCCATCCCGTTCACCAGGCTCTCCCACATGCTGTTCGGCTTTTTCAGCCGCGGCTACATCGCCTCGGAGTTCGGGTCCGTCAGACACGCCAAGGACTGGTAG
- a CDS encoding response regulator encodes MRALIVDDDFYSRSFLEYILHPYAKCDAAVNGEDAIMVFKKALEAGEPYTLVFMDLLMPVIDGPRALKEIREIENDFGIADGDGCKIVITSVLEDGEDTHNAMYLGGATSFLQKPVDEKSILAELTRLGCLAPGREG; translated from the coding sequence ATGAGGGCGCTCATCGTTGATGACGATTTTTACAGTCGTAGTTTTCTTGAGTATATTCTGCATCCATACGCCAAATGCGATGCGGCCGTGAACGGCGAGGACGCCATCATGGTCTTCAAGAAAGCCCTGGAAGCCGGCGAACCCTACACCCTGGTCTTCATGGACCTGCTCATGCCCGTCATCGACGGCCCCCGCGCGCTCAAGGAAATCCGTGAGATCGAAAACGATTTCGGCATCGCGGACGGGGATGGCTGCAAGATCGTCATCACCTCGGTGCTCGAGGACGGCGAAGATACCCACAACGCCATGTACCTCGGCGGCGCGACGTCCTTTCTCCAGAAACCCGTGGATGAAAAATCCATCCTGGCCGAGTTGACGCGCCTCGGCTGCCTTGCGCCGGGCCGCGAAGGGTAG